One window of Plasmodium gaboni strain SY75 chromosome Unknown, whole genome shotgun sequence genomic DNA carries:
- a CDS encoding hypothetical protein (conserved Plasmodium protein, unknown function), which translates to MSRRKKDISDEKQKHAEDETVNETPYFKDIWNKLDQYEEEYLPSNELQKYHCNLQKSLYNILFSIKYF; encoded by the exons atgaGCAGAAGAAAAAAGGATATATCTGACGAA AAACAAAAACATGCTGAGGATGAAACAGTAAATGAG ACACCTTATTTTAAAGATATATGGAATAAACTTGATCAATATGAAGAAGAATACCTTCCGTCAAATGAACTTCAGAAATATCATTGTAACTTGCAAAAAAgtttgtataatattttgttctctataaaatatttta